In the genome of Drosophila kikkawai strain 14028-0561.14 chromosome 2R, DkikHiC1v2, whole genome shotgun sequence, the window GAGCTGGGACTCCAAAGAGACGCCAACGATGGCGACATCAAGACCGCCTACCGCAAGCTGGCCCTGCGCTGGCACCCGGACAAAAACCCAGACAGCTTGGCGGAGGCCAAGGAGCGATTCCAGCTTATCCAGCAGGCGTACGAGGTTCTGTCGGACCCGCAGGAGCGCTCTTGGTACGACAACCACCGTGAGCAGATTCTGCGCGGCAAGAACTCGGAGTACGCAGAGAACTGCCTGGATGTGTTCCAGTACTTCACCAGCAGCTGCTACAAGGGCTTCGGCGACGACGCGCAGGGATTCTACCGCGTCTACGGCGACGTCTTTGTCCAGATCGCCTCGGAGGACATCGAGTTCATGGACGGCGACGACCACCTTGGTCTGGCGCCCGAGTTCGGCAATGCGGATAGCAGCTACGAGGAGGTTGTGGGTCCCTTCTACGCCTTCTGGCAGGCCTACAGCACAAAGAAGACCTACGAGTGGCTCTGCCCGTACGACGTCCGCGAGATCAAGGAGCGCTTCATCCTGCGCAAGGTGGAGAAGGAGATGAAGAAGATCGTCCAGGCGGCCCGCAAGGAACGGAACGAGGAGGTGACCACGGTGCTCAAACTAAAAGTCTCTGTTTTCTGACCTTTTTTCCCACTTTCTCCGCAGGTGCGCAACCTAGTAAACTTTGTTCGCAAGCGGGATCGCCGAGTGCAGGCCTACAGACGCGTGCTGGAGGAGCGGGCCGAGGCCAATCGCGTAAAGCAGGAGGAGAAGCGCAGGGAGCAGCTGCGGAAGCGGCAGGCGGAACTCGCGGCCGCCAGGGAGAATCAGGTCTACAACGAGGGCTACGAGGAGCAGCTGAAACAGCTGGCCCAGCAGTATGGCAGTGACTCGGACGAGTACACGGATGACGAGGACGAAGAGAACGATGAAGGCGACGTGGACTCTGAAGACGAAAGCGATCCAGACGCCGATCCCTTGGAAGTGGAATACGTAGACGATCTCTACTGCGTGGCGTGCAACAAAACGTTCAAGAACGCCAAGGCGCGGGCCAATCACGAGGAGAGCAAGAAGCACCGGGAGAACGTGGAACGGATGCGTCAGGAGATGGAGGCCGAGGAGGAGGCCTTCAAGGGCGATGACTCCCACGAAGACAGTTTAAACGGAGTGGAAGAGGCTCTGGATGAATTAGAAATCGCCGATGATCACCTATCCGGCGACGAGGCGCTCAGCGAAGAGGAATCCACGCAGACCAAGCGCAgcaaaaagaataaaaagtCCAAGAAAGCGGCTGCCAAGCAAGTGCCGGAGGAAGCCAGCGATGGTCCAGACGAGCCCATAGACCTGAAGGCCGCGACGAAGAGCGAATCCGAAGATGACGACTGGAGCAGCAAGAAGGCCTCCAAGAAGACAAAGAGCAAAAAGACAACTTCAACGAACAAGGTGAAGCCAGCAGAGCAAGCAGCTCCAGAACCAGCACCCAAGGAGGCCAGGGCGGCACCAGGCGGCGATGAGGATCTCGAGGCGACAACGCCGCAACACACCTGCGTCACCTGCCGGCTCGTCTTCGACTCGAAGAACAAGCTGTTTGCGCACCTGAAGAAGACCAACCACGGCGTCTACATACCCAAGGCCAAGCCAGATGTCGAGGGCAAGCCGCCCGGCAAGGCCAAGGGCAGGCGCAACAAGTAACCCTGGAGGGAAAGCCTCGTATCCTTACAATAGAAAAGTTAGACGTTTATTTATGCTAATGTTAAAGATAATTCGAGAATGAAGTTAAGTATGCTCGCTCTAAGCCAGAGATTGTGCTCCTTATTTGCGGAGGCAGCTACGGAATGCAGACCAGCTTGCTGCCGGACTCCACGCTCCGGCGGACACGGGAACGCATGTTGGAAGACTCCGCTTTCAGGCTCAGGCCGGCGGCCGCAAAGGTGAGTACCACGCCGATAACTGCGCAGTAAAAGGAGATTCCTGCAACGGGATTCAGGTTTAAGTTAGGTCAGCGGGGAATTTAATAGAATTACCTATGCTGCAATCGGCGGGATAAAACGGTTCCGCCTCCGGGCCGCACAGGCGTTGGACCCGAGTCGCTCGCCAGCCCAGCGGGTGCAGGAAGAGGGCCAGCATCACGCTTATTCCTAGAAAACGGGCATTACGTCATTGTGTTGAAGCTGGTGGGCACCGGAGCACTTGGTTTCTCACCTGACACCACCTGGGCGCAGGCGGTCATATTGTGGATGCTCTTGCCGAAGGCCGACTGGCGACAACAGGTGAGCAGGGTCAGCAGCACCGTCAGCGACAGAAGGGTAAAGCCCAGCGAGACGAAGAACATGGCAGCCTTCCATTCGCCGGGATAGACGCTGCTGTCCGTGGCCAGTCCGTCTAGGTCGAAGCGACCGCAGTGAAAGCCCCCCTCCTGCATCACCTTGCAGCGTGTGTAGATGCCCACCGATGATTGGCGCCGAGGATTTGCGGCTTGGGCGGGGCCCAGCAGCCACTTGGGCGTGACCAGGGCCACGGCGAAAAGCATGTCGGCCACCAAACTGCAGAGGAACCACACCAGGCTGGCGCTGGTGATAATAACGTAGCACATGTTGGCAGATTCTCCGAGATTCCGATTTTAGCAAGTTCACAGATCGCCAGCGACGTCAGCACTGGCCGGATAGATAATAGACTCTAAGCGTTTGGCTCTCGCTCGGTCTGAGCACGCACATCCCACACCCACCCACAGCTATGGCACCACAACCGCGTCAcccaccaccgccgccacgCCAGTCGCCACCACCAGCAGCGCCGGGGCTAGAACTTCCTCCCAGCTGACCAGCCCAAAATggaattgtttattttatgcttTCGCCGTTCGCTGTTATGCGCTCGCCTTTTGCGTCTGTTGTCTGTTTTATGTTATTCaccccgcacacacacgctcACTGCTGGAGGAGGGGGTGGGGCTGAAGATGGGCTATGGTGGGGGGTGGGCAGTCCAGCGGTCGCGTCAAGTACTCAATTTGTAGTTGCAATCGAAGCGGAGAAAGAAAGAATGAAAGAGCACATGAAAGAACTTTGCTGCCTCGATGGCGTTTTCGCTAATCCCCCCCAGCGGCGGTGGCTATTTGGCAAACTCTGTGCCACACTCTTCTGGACTTCCGTTCGCGCAGGCGTCGCCTATTccgttgccgttgctgctgctccactgCGTCATCGCTCGCCGACACCAACCGACTGAATGAATGGGGCGCATTAAAGCCAGCTGCAGTCCCCCGGTTCCCAGACAGAGACGAAAACGGCGACGGAGCCAGGCCCCAATTGCAGCACTGCGAGAAATGCTTTGTGATGATAGAGCATTGATCCCTCGTTCTCAAGGTATGTAAGTGGAGTGCACTGATTATAGATAACAATATTTAATGGGGACTTTTATGTATTGTCTGATTTGTAAAGACAAAGAACTCTtactaatattaattaatgattaaaaataccataaattGACCGAACTACAAAGTAAGTCTTACTTCAATTAAGGCAACACGCAGCGGTGGGGCAGCtggaaatttatattaacCAATTAGGTGCATGTGTTTTTTgagaaaataagttaaaaagttttttaaaagaatCAAAATCAATCATAAAATTCCCTTATTTTCTCCAAGTGCCGACATGCAGATGTGGGCGCCGTTGCCGCAACATCGAGAGCGCGGAAATCCAGACATTCCAGAATCGGGCCGCTAAAGTGCTCTCCCTGGTTATATTTCGCTCtccgcgcacacacacatgatcGAGTTGGATCCGATTCGACAACTCCACCAGCGGCAGCCCCACTCCCCCACTCCCTGGCCGAGCGGGTGAGTGAGTAATGCGGCGTCGGCGTCTGCTCGACTCGATTCGATCGATGCAAATGGCTCTGCTGTAATTCCGATCGGGGCAATCTCCGGTCGAGCGGTTATCAGTTGACCGCGGCCACTGGGGGCCATTGCGTCATCTGGCTGGGCGCACTCTGTTTGCGTACAACGATCGTGACCGAGTCCGTAATGAGATCCGCACACAAATTGCGCCGCCTGAGGAAATCACTTTCACTCTCGTTTTCGTCGCCGGAACATAATCCGCCAGGTAGATCACTCTCAGTTGACCAAGATGTCGCGTCGGATCgctttcctgctgctgctcctgggaGGCACCCTGGTGCAGGCTCACTATTATTACGACTACGGCTACTGGGAGATCAACGAGCCACCACCGCTCTGCTCCGACTATGAGATGCTGGTGGTTAATACCCACCAGTGCGTGAGACGCTGCAACATTGTTTGCCGGAACGGCATCTGCTTTGAGGACGGACCCTGCCCGTGTGCCGACCAGTATATGGGGGCGAATCCGGACGGACTGGTCTGTGCCGCCGAGTGCTTGCCCGGTTGCCAGGCGGCCGGTGGCTACTGTGCCGCCCCGGATCTTTGCGTGTGCCGCAAGGACAGGCACTACTACTTCGATCCTCTGTTTCAAAAGTGCCGGCATAGGGCTGCCCGTCTTCTGGATCCCTGCCTGGGGTAAGTGAGCTATCTATGAGTGGAGTGGAGTAACAGGAAGATGTCCTTTGCAGGCGCTGTACTCATGGCACCTGCTCCACCGACGGCCAGTGCACCTGTGCCCAGGGCTACGAGTTGCGGGCCACCCTGCTCCACGGGCAACAGTGCATGCCCATCTGTGATCAGTGAGTTTTAAGTTCTGACAAACTGTAGCCTCTACTTATTCTCGCTCATCTCTTCCAGTGACTGTGGACCCCATGCCTACTGCTTCGCGCCCAACTTGTGTGCCTGCCGGCACAAGCACCTCCATTATGCTCGCAACGGCATCTGCTCCAGGGACTATTGACTCTGGGATCAAGTCAGCTGCAACAGCCGGGGGCTGTTTTAGGTTCCCGTTAACGTCTTCCAGCCGAAATTGCTGCATTTCCGCGgtttgtaaatatatagttctgatttcttatttatttaaattaaattagttatcttttaattaaataatttgtccCCAAACCGATATACCCCACCTTTGCTGGGTACTagttgagagagagagccccAAGCTCCCCAAAAAAAGACTTCGAGAGCGGAAGACAAAGCTTGGCCAACaagttttgttgttgccgctccctccaagccaaattacatagcgattttgttattgtttataacaGATCAGACACATGGAACGGGCCTTCctaaaaatttgaattaattacATAAATACTATGTGTATATATCCGATAGCCAGGCAGATCGGCGGAGAATCAAGAGCGAAGCTAGGCAGAGGCATGCGTACGTGTTCTCCATAGGCGTCGCCATCGAAAGTGAAAATGTCAAGGGGAAgggtaaaaaatttaaaaataataagaataatatttttaaaattttattttattgttattactgttattattattgaccCAAGAGGGATGAATGTTTGTATACAAGAGCTGCTTCTATTTGCGATAAGAACTGAGTTTTAAAATCCCCATGTTTGCCTTTCCAAATTGGGGTGTTCCAGCACAGGGTGCTCCAAGTGCAGGGTATTCAGGTTCTTAGATAAAGCCACAGCAAGCAAGCCCAAGAAAGCAGCGCAGTTGacgtcggcggcggcgtcaTTTTTAGCTTTGCGCGTGTGgcgtgtttttattttgttgttgttccattGGAGGCGGGCCTCTTGTTGTTGGCGACATCGCATAGTGGGAAATTAGTATCCAGTTTATTAAATactaaaataaatctatatatatatatattaaacaaattaaatattaaattatttaggttatttgttagagaaaagaaaagtaaGACTTAAAACCCGTTAACATAtggatatttattttgatataaaatggaatgtagtttattaaatactaaattaaatatttattaaaattttttaaaatttaaaaaataaaatgtaataaaatataaagttcGGGCATATttcttttcaatatttttttaagttttatagtAAAAAAATATCTGTACCAAATAGTagatataaaattttataaaaatatatattccttaacattattaatcatttaaaaattttaaaatttccacATTTATTTCCACTGttcccaccaccaccaccaccaccaccagcagaggcatcaacagcagcagcgacagcggcaCTCGTGTTCCGATTGTTCTCCATCGCGTTTCAGTTGGAGTTTTGCTGTCCATCGGCGCGGTTCAATCTTTGGCTGGAAGCTCCTGCGCTCCTCGTCCCGATCCCCAAGAGCTCTTTCTCTTTTGCAACTGCAGCActttgcaattttaattaccTGCAAGGCGGTTCGaccagaaaacaaaaaaacaggaaaaataTGGGACAAGTCAAGGTACGTGGACTCGGGGAAGAAGCAttcaatgtgtgtgtgtacacacCTCTTGTGTATACCGGTATATGTACGCATCCTTTTCGTCCTGCGGGGCGGCTTGCTTGGCAAGTGGGCAGCCCTCTACGTTGCGAAAGCGTGGGAAAATCCAAGTTGACAGTAGATTATAGCAAACAGGAAGTGCTCTCCAGGCTATAGATTTCTCCAAGAACTATTTTATTTCGTGTCATGaccatatacatatgtgtgcTTGCTCGGCGGGTTATGTAAGCAACTCGGCGAGATGCGGCTGCGGCGGTGGCGATGCAATGCTTCATAGTAATGACATTGATTGGAGGCCGCCTGGCGGGTTGCGTGTGCTCTCCACTTACAACATTGATTAGCCCGATTTAGCAATTATCCCTCCTGCCCCTAATCACGCGCATATATAGAGATATCT includes:
- the LOC108072333 gene encoding dnaJ homolog subfamily C member 21 is translated as MRCYYEELGLQRDANDGDIKTAYRKLALRWHPDKNPDSLAEAKERFQLIQQAYEVLSDPQERSWYDNHREQILRGKNSEYAENCLDVFQYFTSSCYKGFGDDAQGFYRVYGDVFVQIASEDIEFMDGDDHLGLAPEFGNADSSYEEVVGPFYAFWQAYSTKKTYEWLCPYDVREIKERFILRKVEKEMKKIVQAARKERNEEVRNLVNFVRKRDRRVQAYRRVLEERAEANRVKQEEKRREQLRKRQAELAAARENQVYNEGYEEQLKQLAQQYGSDSDEYTDDEDEENDEGDVDSEDESDPDADPLEVEYVDDLYCVACNKTFKNAKARANHEESKKHRENVERMRQEMEAEEEAFKGDDSHEDSLNGVEEALDELEIADDHLSGDEALSEEESTQTKRSKKNKKSKKAAAKQVPEEASDGPDEPIDLKAATKSESEDDDWSSKKASKKTKSKKTTSTNKVKPAEQAAPEPAPKEARAAPGGDEDLEATTPQHTCVTCRLVFDSKNKLFAHLKKTNHGVYIPKAKPDVEGKPPGKAKGRRNK
- the LOC108072335 gene encoding LHFPL tetraspan subfamily member 2 protein, with protein sequence MCYVIITSASLVWFLCSLVADMLFAVALVTPKWLLGPAQAANPRRQSSVGIYTRCKVMQEGGFHCGRFDLDGLATDSSVYPGEWKAAMFFVSLGFTLLSLTVLLTLLTCCRQSAFGKSIHNMTACAQVVSGISVMLALFLHPLGWRATRVQRLCGPEAEPFYPADCSIGISFYCAVIGVVLTFAAAGLSLKAESSNMRSRVRRSVESGSKLVCIP
- the LOC108072337 gene encoding wnt inhibitory factor 1 yields the protein MSRRIAFLLLLLGGTLVQAHYYYDYGYWEINEPPPLCSDYEMLVVNTHQCVRRCNIVCRNGICFEDGPCPCADQYMGANPDGLVCAAECLPGCQAAGGYCAAPDLCVCRKDRHYYFDPLFQKCRHRAARLLDPCLGRCTHGTCSTDGQCTCAQGYELRATLLHGQQCMPICDHDCGPHAYCFAPNLCACRHKHLHYARNGICSRDY